Below is a genomic region from Castanea sativa cultivar Marrone di Chiusa Pesio chromosome 2, ASM4071231v1.
AtctaaatcatataatataatataaaaaccGGTTAGAATTATGAGTTTAATGAATTGTTTCATCAATGAAGTTGGGTCATAATCCACTTCACTTTTGATTCCGCGCCAGCGATTCCACTATTATTAATGATTAGTAAACATAATAATGATTAGGGAGGTGGGACAAATGAAATCCCAACAATCACTCAGATAcaattttcactttatttaATTAGGCTTTCCTTAAGTGCATTTGATGAATTTAgctataattaaaaataaatataaaaatgagagagaccaccgcacacccttggtgcgatagtcactccacaagtataagtgcttgtggagtgtggggggcaagggccggagtttaagtctccaggagggagttccacatatatatacatttagattaggctagagtagaatacTATCTTGTTAAAAAGAAggaggagagaaagagagagagtatggACCATTATGCATAAAAGGGTTAAATTTGTTGCCAATGGAatgatttttcaatatttttagttttgttagCTTCCCAATTGCCATCCATTAAACGGTTTCCCTTGTTTATGGTATAGAacaaaatagatataattttattttaagttactATCTGCTGCTTTTACTATAACTTATATAAGATTGATGCTCTTACATAAAGGTTGGTtgaagaagcaacaaataatgaTCCATGTAGCCTTGATGCTAGAATAATGACTAGAATAGCTGAAGCATCTTTCGAGATAGATGATTATTGGAGAATTGTTGATATTCTTCACAACAGGTAAATTTTGCGTGCTTTTGGCTAAAAGAgctcaatttaataaaaattacaacattTAATGTGTTTAATTATTCACATGCATGCATTCTTTCTATTAGTGATACGTAAGCATTGCAGGTTGTCTAGTAAAGATTGGAAGCGATGGAGGCAATCCTACAAATCACTGGTGCTTCTTGGGTTCTTACTAACCCATGGTCCTGAAGAATTTGCTGAAGAATTTCAATGTGATACTGATGTTATTCAAGAGCTCGGAACATTTAAACACATAGATGAAAAAGGGTAATTAAAATGTGTAAATGTCACATTACTATATGcttgcttttattattttaacccTATTTCGTTGTGATTGATGTTAGGTTCAACTGGGGTATAAGCATGCAAAAGAAATCAGACGAaattcttaaacttttgggagGAGGAGAGACACTCAAACAGGCACGTTTGAAAGCCCTCAAAGTAACAAAGGAAATCCAAGGATTTGGAGGTTCAATGGGTTATCCTTCGTCCTCTACTCCTTCCACAACCACTCCTTCCTCATCGTCCTCAGAAGCATCAAGATTTTCATCATTTCTCTCATGTTCTACCACAAGTCCCACATGGAATGATATAAATGAGCTAGACAAGCAT
It encodes:
- the LOC142624033 gene encoding epsin-3, whose translation is MGSLLLDHIKKQASSFLQERYKNARLAFTDVTEAELLVEEATNNDPCSLDARIMTRIAEASFEIDDYWRIVDILHNRLSSKDWKRWRQSYKSLVLLGFLLTHGPEEFAEEFQCDTDVIQELGTFKHIDEKGFNWGISMQKKSDEILKLLGGGETLKQARLKALKVTKEIQGFGGSMGYPSSSTPSTTTPSSSSSEASRFSSFLSCSTTSPTWNDINELDKHLWDSPRIQETGSLLDSEDEEDEKKDGFMSGICSKLVGSSPSRGNHEKVGFRSVSDAGRMTKKRFDRQHSLWY